In Salinibacterium sp. ZJ70, one DNA window encodes the following:
- a CDS encoding PDZ domain-containing protein has protein sequence MTATDIIPEGSRGSRTQLIVQIVVVLVVLGVLVFGVSPAPFVVERPGPVYNTLGDTTDGDETVPIIDVEGAPTYPTTGSLDLLTVYLDGSRERPISWFDVLAANLDPTKAVLDIDAVYPDGRTADEASEQSAIDMEASQSNAVAAALTQLEIPYETRVLAMTIAEDTPASEVLEPGDELVSAEGMPIVEDSDLRAVVQQAGVGTPLTLDIVRDGEELSVEVTPVARSASDPSPMIGVLPGYRYVFPFDVEVRLQNVGGPSAGMMFALGIYDTLTPGELTGGERIAGTGTITPDGEVGPIGGIVQKMYGARSAGADWFLAPEANCSAVVGSVPDGLAVFAVDTLDEAVDVVEAIGAGQDLSAFATCES, from the coding sequence GTGACCGCAACCGACATCATCCCCGAGGGGTCCCGCGGGTCGCGCACTCAGCTGATCGTGCAGATCGTCGTGGTTCTCGTCGTGCTCGGAGTGCTCGTCTTCGGCGTCTCGCCTGCACCGTTCGTCGTCGAACGGCCGGGTCCGGTGTACAACACGCTCGGTGATACGACCGACGGCGACGAGACGGTGCCCATCATCGATGTCGAAGGTGCGCCCACCTACCCCACCACGGGCTCACTCGACCTGCTGACCGTCTACCTCGACGGATCCCGCGAGCGCCCGATCAGCTGGTTCGACGTCCTCGCCGCGAACCTCGACCCCACGAAGGCCGTGCTCGACATCGACGCCGTCTACCCCGACGGCCGCACCGCCGACGAGGCGAGCGAACAGAGTGCGATCGACATGGAGGCGTCTCAGTCGAATGCGGTCGCGGCCGCGCTCACACAGCTCGAGATCCCCTATGAGACGCGCGTGCTCGCCATGACGATCGCCGAAGACACCCCGGCGTCCGAGGTGCTGGAGCCCGGCGACGAGCTCGTCTCGGCCGAGGGCATGCCGATCGTCGAAGACAGCGATCTGCGCGCGGTCGTCCAGCAGGCGGGTGTCGGCACACCGCTCACCCTCGACATCGTGCGCGACGGCGAAGAGCTGAGCGTCGAGGTGACGCCCGTCGCGCGCTCCGCCAGCGACCCGAGCCCCATGATCGGCGTTCTGCCGGGCTATCGCTACGTGTTCCCGTTCGACGTCGAGGTCCGCCTGCAGAACGTCGGCGGGCCGAGCGCCGGCATGATGTTCGCCCTCGGCATCTACGACACCCTCACCCCGGGGGAGCTCACCGGGGGCGAGCGCATCGCGGGCACCGGCACCATCACGCCCGATGGCGAGGTGGGGCCCATCGGCGGCATCGTGCAGAAGATGTACGGTGCGCGCAGCGCGGGAGCCGACTGGTTCCTCGCTCCCGAGGCCAACTGCTCCGCGGTCGTCGGCAGCGTTCCCGACGGCCTCGCGGTGTTCGCCGTCGACACCCTCGATGAGGCCGTCGATGTCGTCGAGGCGATCGGTGCCGGGCAGGACCTCTCCGCGTTCGCTACGTGCGAAAGCTGA
- a CDS encoding zinc-dependent metalloprotease: protein MADDPRDDNGDDPAEELRDMLRDFLSGGGDIDPAQLANAAGFPADPELVRQLMSQLQNAMQSSGDGIDWQLALDQASTLAARSAVPATPEEVAALEQALHLAALWLSEATDIAELTVEPALLTRAGWAETTMDVWTQLAEPVADSISAALTNVLTEQAPEEFAGMMGDASRLMRNLGGTLFAMQLGQVVGQLAQEVVSGGDIGIPLLDGDQRQAALVPQNVHAFARELEIPVDEVRIYLAVRELAHARLFRHAKWLRLHLLTQVTDYARGIRIDTTPLEELAADFDPQNPEALQDALTSGKLIPPKTEEQLAALARLETMLALVEGWVDVVTAQATARLPKSAAIAETVRRRRAAGGPAEKAFASLVGLELRPRRLREAAAMWQAVTDAVGADARDSLWAHPDIVPSDRDIDDPTLLIARMTGGEPELDDVDRALQDLLDDESGDRPHEE from the coding sequence ATGGCTGATGACCCGCGCGACGACAACGGCGACGACCCCGCCGAGGAGCTTCGCGACATGCTCCGCGACTTCCTCTCCGGAGGCGGCGACATCGATCCCGCGCAGCTCGCGAACGCGGCTGGCTTCCCCGCGGACCCGGAGCTCGTGCGGCAGCTCATGAGCCAGCTGCAGAACGCCATGCAGTCCAGCGGCGACGGCATCGACTGGCAGCTCGCACTCGACCAGGCGTCGACGCTCGCGGCACGCTCGGCCGTGCCGGCGACGCCCGAGGAGGTCGCGGCTCTCGAGCAGGCGCTGCATCTGGCGGCGCTGTGGCTCAGCGAAGCGACCGACATCGCCGAGCTCACCGTCGAACCGGCTCTTCTGACCCGCGCGGGATGGGCCGAGACCACGATGGATGTCTGGACCCAGCTGGCAGAGCCGGTGGCCGACTCCATCTCGGCGGCTCTCACGAACGTGCTCACCGAGCAGGCCCCCGAGGAGTTCGCGGGGATGATGGGCGACGCCAGCCGACTCATGCGCAACCTGGGCGGAACGCTCTTCGCGATGCAGCTCGGCCAGGTGGTCGGGCAGCTCGCACAGGAGGTCGTCTCGGGCGGCGACATCGGCATCCCGCTGCTCGACGGCGACCAGCGCCAGGCGGCACTCGTCCCGCAGAACGTGCACGCGTTCGCGCGCGAGCTCGAGATCCCCGTCGATGAGGTGCGGATCTACCTCGCCGTGCGCGAGCTCGCGCACGCACGCCTGTTCCGCCACGCGAAATGGCTGCGCCTGCATCTGCTCACGCAGGTCACCGACTACGCCCGCGGCATCCGCATCGACACGACGCCGCTCGAGGAGCTCGCCGCCGACTTCGATCCGCAGAACCCCGAGGCGCTTCAGGACGCGCTGACGAGTGGCAAGCTCATCCCGCCGAAGACGGAGGAGCAGCTTGCCGCGCTCGCGCGCCTCGAGACGATGCTCGCGCTCGTGGAGGGCTGGGTCGACGTCGTCACCGCGCAGGCCACGGCGCGACTGCCGAAGTCCGCCGCGATCGCCGAGACGGTGCGCCGTCGCCGCGCCGCGGGCGGTCCCGCCGAGAAGGCGTTCGCGAGCCTCGTGGGTCTCGAGCTGCGCCCGCGGCGCCTGCGCGAGGCAGCCGCCATGTGGCAGGCCGTCACGGACGCGGTGGGCGCGGATGCGCGCGACTCGCTCTGGGCGCATCCGGATATCGTGCCGAGCGACCGCGACATCGACGACCCGACGCTGCTCATCGCGCGCATGACGGGCGGAGAGCCGGAGCTCGACGATGTCGACCGCGCGCTGCAGGATCTGCTCGACGACGAATCCGGCGACCGCCCGCACGAGGAGTGA
- a CDS encoding cation-translocating P-type ATPase: MTALDVELDVEGMTCASCATRIERKLNKLPGVEATVNFATEKARVRADGVELDELIAAVEAAGYAASVPAPVAPEAAGSRADAALDAWRQRLIVTAALGVPVALLSMIPALQFPNWQWLALTLTAPIVVWGAWPFHRAAAVNLRHGTATMDTLISVGVLAAFGWSLYALFFGEAGMRGMTMSVRWFGTPEGGADELYLEIAAIVTVFILAGRYLEQRAKRASGEALRALLELGASDATVLQGGVESRVSVDRLQVGDTVIVRPGEKIPSDGIVCDGVSAVDESMLTGESVPADVGPGDRVIGATVNAGGRLLVEVTRIGSDTELARMARLVEEAQTGKAEVQRLADRVSAVFVPVVIALALIAFAGWMIAGAPIEVAFTAAVTTLIIACPCALGLATPTALLVGTGRGAQLGILIRGPQVLEQTRRIDTIVLDKTGTITSGEMAVQAHRTVGATDAGELLRIAAAAEHGSEHPVGRAIAACAPEVPMAESFTSHPGAGVQAIVEGRLVLAGRRSWLRDQWALEVPAELGAWIDASESSGSTAVVIAWDGEVRGAVSVADTVKLTSAEAIRRLRALGLTPVLLTGDNGGAASAVAQAVGIDEVRAEATPADKLAAVRELQKQGRVVAMVGDGVNDAAALAAADLGIAMGTGTDAAMTAADLTIVSGDLLVVPDAIRLARRTLGTIKGNLFWAFAYNVAAIPVAMMAVLNPILAAAAMALSSVFVVTNSLRLRAFRPLPR; this comes from the coding sequence ATGACCGCCCTCGACGTCGAACTCGACGTCGAGGGGATGACCTGCGCATCGTGCGCCACGCGCATCGAGCGCAAGCTCAACAAGCTCCCCGGCGTCGAGGCGACCGTCAACTTCGCCACCGAGAAGGCGCGGGTGCGCGCCGACGGCGTCGAACTCGACGAGCTCATCGCCGCCGTCGAAGCCGCCGGATACGCGGCGAGCGTTCCCGCGCCGGTCGCCCCCGAAGCGGCCGGATCCCGCGCCGATGCGGCCCTCGACGCATGGCGCCAGCGGCTCATCGTCACCGCCGCGCTCGGGGTTCCCGTGGCGCTCCTCTCGATGATCCCCGCCCTGCAGTTCCCGAACTGGCAGTGGCTCGCGCTCACCCTGACGGCCCCGATCGTCGTCTGGGGTGCTTGGCCCTTCCACCGTGCCGCCGCCGTCAACCTGCGCCACGGCACAGCGACGATGGACACCCTCATCAGCGTGGGTGTGCTCGCGGCCTTCGGATGGTCGCTCTACGCCCTGTTCTTCGGCGAGGCGGGCATGCGCGGCATGACCATGAGCGTGCGCTGGTTCGGCACGCCGGAGGGTGGTGCAGATGAGCTCTACCTCGAGATCGCCGCGATCGTCACCGTCTTCATCCTCGCGGGTCGCTACCTCGAGCAGCGCGCCAAGCGCGCCTCCGGCGAGGCGCTGCGCGCCCTGCTCGAACTCGGCGCGAGCGACGCCACCGTGCTGCAGGGCGGTGTGGAGTCGCGCGTGAGCGTCGACCGACTGCAGGTGGGCGACACCGTGATCGTGCGACCGGGGGAGAAGATCCCCTCCGATGGCATCGTGTGCGACGGCGTGTCCGCCGTCGACGAGAGCATGCTCACGGGCGAGTCGGTTCCTGCCGATGTCGGCCCGGGCGATCGGGTCATCGGCGCGACGGTCAACGCGGGCGGCCGACTGCTCGTCGAGGTGACGCGCATCGGATCCGACACCGAGCTCGCCCGCATGGCGCGGCTCGTCGAGGAGGCGCAGACCGGCAAAGCCGAGGTGCAGCGCCTCGCCGATCGCGTCTCCGCTGTCTTCGTGCCCGTCGTGATCGCGCTCGCCCTCATCGCCTTCGCCGGGTGGATGATCGCGGGGGCGCCCATCGAGGTGGCCTTCACAGCAGCCGTGACGACGCTCATCATCGCCTGCCCGTGCGCTCTCGGCCTCGCGACGCCCACCGCGCTCCTCGTGGGGACGGGCCGCGGCGCGCAGCTCGGCATCCTCATCCGCGGACCCCAGGTGCTCGAGCAGACCCGCCGCATCGACACGATCGTGCTCGACAAGACGGGCACCATCACGAGCGGGGAGATGGCGGTGCAGGCCCACCGCACGGTGGGGGCGACGGATGCCGGCGAGCTTCTGCGGATCGCCGCCGCCGCCGAACACGGTTCCGAGCACCCGGTCGGTCGAGCGATTGCCGCCTGCGCCCCTGAGGTCCCGATGGCGGAGAGCTTCACGTCGCACCCCGGTGCGGGCGTGCAGGCGATCGTCGAGGGGCGACTCGTGCTCGCCGGCCGACGCTCGTGGCTGCGCGATCAGTGGGCGCTCGAGGTGCCCGCAGAGCTCGGTGCCTGGATCGACGCGTCTGAGTCGTCGGGCTCCACGGCCGTCGTCATCGCATGGGACGGCGAGGTGCGCGGAGCGGTGAGCGTCGCCGACACCGTGAAGCTGACGAGCGCGGAGGCCATCCGACGTCTGCGGGCGCTGGGGCTCACGCCCGTGCTCCTCACGGGCGACAACGGGGGTGCCGCGTCCGCGGTGGCGCAGGCCGTGGGGATCGACGAGGTGCGCGCCGAGGCGACCCCCGCCGACAAGCTCGCCGCCGTGCGCGAGCTGCAGAAGCAAGGGCGCGTCGTGGCGATGGTGGGCGACGGCGTCAACGACGCCGCAGCGCTCGCCGCCGCCGACCTCGGCATCGCGATGGGCACCGGAACGGATGCGGCGATGACGGCCGCCGATCTCACGATCGTGAGCGGCGACCTGCTCGTCGTCCCCGATGCCATCCGGCTCGCGCGGCGCACCCTCGGCACCATCAAGGGCAACCTGTTCTGGGCCTTCGCCTACAACGTCGCGGCGATCCCCGTGGCGATGATGGCGGTGCTGAACCCCATCCTCGCGGCCGCGGCGATGGCGCTCTCGTCGGTGTTCGTCGTCACCAACAGCCTGCGGCTGCGCGCCTTCCGGCCGCTGCCGCGCTGA
- a CDS encoding heavy-metal-associated domain-containing protein translates to MITSTYLVDGMTCSHCVASVTEELTAVPGVDAVNVDLVKGGSSRVHVESSEPLDLDAVRVAIDEAGYTLSSAS, encoded by the coding sequence ATGATCACCAGCACCTACCTCGTTGACGGGATGACCTGCTCGCACTGCGTGGCGAGCGTCACCGAAGAGCTCACGGCGGTACCGGGCGTCGACGCCGTGAACGTCGATCTCGTGAAGGGCGGATCCTCGCGCGTGCACGTGGAGAGCAGCGAACCCCTCGACCTCGACGCGGTGCGCGTCGCGATCGACGAGGCCGGCTACACGCTGTCGTCGGCATCATGA
- a CDS encoding GNAT family N-acetyltransferase — MHDHLIRPLTAADIPQLVVINDAAYPAVPITPEDEFAELAALSTFSLVAERDGEPIGFVLAMDPGLAYASENYRWFSERSDDFLYVDRIALADSARGSGLGRELYERVFDAARERGASEVTCEVNIEPPNPVSHAFHAAMGFSEVGQQSTKGGAFVVSLKAAPVAVRVP; from the coding sequence GTGCACGACCACCTCATCCGTCCGCTGACCGCCGCCGACATCCCGCAGCTCGTCGTCATCAACGACGCCGCCTACCCCGCGGTGCCGATCACGCCCGAGGACGAGTTCGCCGAGCTCGCTGCGCTGTCGACGTTCTCGCTCGTCGCGGAGCGCGATGGCGAGCCGATCGGGTTCGTGCTCGCGATGGATCCGGGTCTCGCGTATGCGAGCGAGAACTACCGCTGGTTCAGTGAGCGCTCGGACGACTTCCTGTACGTGGATCGCATCGCGCTCGCCGACTCCGCGCGCGGATCGGGGCTCGGGCGCGAGCTCTACGAGCGCGTCTTCGACGCCGCGCGCGAGCGGGGAGCCTCCGAGGTGACGTGCGAGGTCAACATCGAGCCGCCGAACCCGGTGTCTCACGCGTTCCATGCCGCGATGGGGTTCTCCGAGGTGGGGCAGCAGTCCACGAAGGGCGGCGCGTTCGTCGTCTCCCTGAAGGCGGCGCCGGTGGCGGTGCGCGTTCCCTGA
- a CDS encoding M23 family metallopeptidase translates to MLNTLLPASARAAKPLRGFLNVRRRSLAAATMAMSAGLVVVQDLPALAATAAPVQETVVGSQSLHVSTEVVESEESAPLISETAEYDITHYTPVQYPVDPGTTLTSHFGHRKAPCGGCSTNHSGVDWTPGYGAPVHAIADGVVISRPMGGWGSYVLIEHNIDGERVLSGYAHLVAGSNLPVGTTVTRGQVVGLAGNTGQTSGAHLHFSILVNDDFVDPLAWLQNNVTEGFPG, encoded by the coding sequence GTGCTCAACACCCTCCTGCCCGCATCTGCGCGCGCCGCCAAGCCGCTGCGTGGATTCCTCAACGTCCGCCGGCGCAGCCTCGCCGCGGCCACGATGGCGATGAGCGCCGGTCTCGTCGTCGTGCAGGACCTCCCCGCCCTCGCCGCGACCGCCGCACCTGTGCAGGAGACGGTGGTCGGGAGCCAGTCTCTCCACGTCTCGACGGAGGTGGTCGAGTCGGAGGAGAGCGCACCGCTCATCTCCGAGACCGCTGAATACGACATCACCCACTACACGCCGGTGCAGTACCCGGTCGACCCCGGCACGACCCTCACGAGCCACTTCGGGCACCGCAAGGCTCCGTGCGGCGGCTGCTCCACGAACCACTCGGGTGTCGACTGGACTCCCGGATACGGTGCGCCCGTCCACGCGATCGCGGACGGCGTCGTCATCTCGCGCCCGATGGGCGGCTGGGGCAGCTACGTGCTGATCGAGCACAACATCGACGGCGAGCGTGTCCTCAGCGGCTACGCGCACCTCGTCGCGGGCAGCAACCTCCCGGTCGGCACCACGGTCACGCGTGGGCAGGTCGTGGGGCTCGCGGGCAACACCGGCCAGACCTCCGGTGCGCACCTGCACTTCTCGATCCTCGTGAACGACGACTTCGTGGACCCGCTCGCCTGGCTGCAGAACAACGTCACCGAGGGCTTCCCGGGCTGA
- a CDS encoding methyltransferase, translating to MDTQLIASLRTDLTAARFTVDHLDALWGAPAEEALRRGNRVPASRALAASAYPAAVLGRLFVLGEKVGAEELARVLTTLGLAGAEELELIRVEGETVAPLVDLRPYGFADLHGAGEWWLASDLGELARGGALPTDHVLGVGGASMTLARLQFPDDVESVLDLGTGCGIQALHARRFARRVVATDISERALRYARFNAAVNGVDGIEFRLGSLYEPVAGETFDRIVSNPPFVITPRTPDVPEYEYRDGGREGDSLVAEVVADAAAHLNPGGTAQLLGNWEYRADADGLTRAADWATDSGLDVWVLERDRLDPARYAETWIRDGGTRPGAPEFERLVAAWMDDFAHRGVTEVGFGYVVLRRALDTPPFRRTERADAQLDDAVGIGAHLSRVLHARDAIVGLDGDALAAMHFRVAADVTEERSYWPGHADPSVILLRQGRGLRRDLRADAALAAVVGACDGELALGVILDAVAQLLETDADAMRDALLAEVRELVIDGFLEPAVDLGPA from the coding sequence GTGGACACCCAGCTCATCGCCTCCCTTCGCACCGACCTGACGGCGGCGCGATTCACCGTCGATCACCTCGACGCCCTCTGGGGTGCACCCGCTGAGGAGGCGCTTCGCCGCGGCAACCGGGTGCCCGCCTCGCGGGCGCTCGCTGCGTCCGCCTACCCTGCTGCGGTGCTCGGTCGTCTCTTCGTGCTGGGCGAGAAGGTGGGGGCGGAGGAGCTCGCTCGCGTGCTGACGACGCTCGGCCTCGCGGGGGCCGAGGAGCTCGAGCTCATCCGTGTCGAGGGTGAGACGGTCGCGCCGCTCGTCGACCTGCGGCCGTACGGCTTCGCCGATCTGCACGGGGCGGGGGAGTGGTGGCTCGCATCCGACCTCGGCGAGCTGGCGCGGGGTGGTGCGCTACCCACCGATCATGTGCTCGGGGTGGGCGGCGCGTCGATGACGCTCGCGCGCCTGCAGTTCCCGGATGATGTCGAGTCGGTGCTCGATCTCGGCACCGGCTGCGGCATCCAGGCGCTGCACGCCCGCCGCTTCGCGCGCCGCGTCGTCGCGACCGACATCTCGGAGCGCGCCCTTCGCTACGCGCGCTTCAACGCCGCCGTGAACGGAGTCGACGGGATCGAGTTCCGTCTCGGCAGCCTCTACGAACCGGTCGCCGGCGAGACCTTCGACCGCATCGTCTCGAATCCGCCGTTCGTCATCACGCCGCGCACCCCGGACGTGCCGGAGTATGAGTACCGCGATGGCGGCCGCGAAGGCGACTCCCTGGTCGCGGAGGTCGTCGCGGACGCCGCGGCGCACCTCAACCCGGGAGGCACGGCCCAGCTGCTCGGCAACTGGGAGTACCGCGCCGACGCCGACGGCCTCACGCGTGCCGCCGACTGGGCGACGGACTCGGGCCTCGATGTGTGGGTGCTGGAGCGGGATCGCCTCGACCCCGCTCGCTATGCCGAGACCTGGATCCGCGACGGCGGCACGCGTCCGGGGGCGCCCGAGTTCGAGCGCCTGGTGGCGGCGTGGATGGATGACTTCGCCCACCGAGGGGTGACGGAGGTCGGCTTCGGGTACGTCGTGCTGCGCCGCGCCCTCGATACGCCGCCGTTCCGTCGCACCGAGCGCGCGGATGCACAGCTCGATGACGCCGTCGGCATCGGGGCGCACCTCTCCCGTGTGCTGCACGCCCGCGATGCGATCGTGGGTCTCGACGGCGACGCCCTCGCGGCGATGCATTTCCGGGTGGCGGCGGATGTCACCGAGGAGCGCAGCTACTGGCCGGGCCACGCCGATCCCTCGGTGATCCTGCTGCGGCAGGGCCGTGGGCTGCGCCGCGACCTGCGCGCGGACGCCGCACTCGCGGCCGTGGTCGGCGCGTGCGATGGCGAGCTCGCCCTCGGCGTCATCCTCGACGCGGTTGCGCAGCTGCTCGAGACCGACGCCGACGCGATGCGCGACGCACTGCTCGCCGAGGTGCGCGAGCTCGTCATCGACGGATTCCTCGAGCCTGCGGTGGATCTCGGGCCGGCCTGA
- a CDS encoding FBP domain-containing protein yields MNPLDASDIRASFVNAEGLDVESIPLPGLHETLWEEREFLGWRDPSTAHRGYLVYWRGNTPTGIVLSAAASRLPAGAAMCSFCHTSQPAGQVRLFSALRAGNAGRRGDSVGTYVCSDLGCPTLIRVAPHGSPWDPNPDAVVAKRGAALLSRVDGFTSRVLAPLD; encoded by the coding sequence ATGAACCCTCTCGACGCGTCCGACATCCGAGCCTCGTTCGTCAATGCCGAAGGCCTCGACGTCGAGAGCATTCCCCTGCCCGGCCTGCACGAGACGCTGTGGGAGGAGCGAGAGTTCCTGGGATGGCGCGACCCCTCGACGGCGCACCGCGGCTACCTCGTGTATTGGCGAGGCAACACCCCGACGGGCATCGTGCTGAGCGCGGCAGCATCGCGTCTGCCTGCGGGCGCGGCGATGTGCTCGTTCTGTCACACATCGCAGCCCGCTGGTCAGGTGCGGCTGTTCTCGGCGCTGCGCGCGGGAAATGCCGGACGCCGAGGCGACTCGGTGGGCACGTACGTCTGCTCGGACCTCGGATGCCCCACGCTCATCCGCGTGGCCCCGCACGGAAGCCCGTGGGATCCGAACCCGGATGCCGTCGTCGCGAAGCGCGGAGCAGCACTGCTGTCGCGCGTCGACGGGTTCACGTCGCGCGTGCTCGCACCCCTCGACTGA
- a CDS encoding NYN domain-containing protein, which produces MAEQTDTDRVAVYIDFDNIVISRYDQIHGSGAWRKDNARDARPAVKEKLVSAGIDVGAILEYASSFGTVAITRAYADWSVPANSDYKSQLVDRAIDLTQLFPASGTKNGADIRLSVDVLEDLFRLPDITHVVIVAGDSDYIALAQRCKRLGRVVVGIGVAGGTAKALISACDEFETYDDLPGVEAAPPRPITPRHAATETLAPAESAPKASSSRATAASASSPKSSGPADIFLAPVVDGQVSDHEATRLLVRALEFGHGKNEDAEWLNASAVKSQIKRLNPSFSEKALGFSSFTDFVRSRDSVAEVKADGQQRAIRLRNREAK; this is translated from the coding sequence ATGGCAGAGCAGACCGATACCGATCGCGTCGCGGTCTACATCGATTTCGACAACATCGTGATCTCGCGATACGACCAGATCCACGGCAGCGGGGCCTGGCGCAAGGACAACGCGCGGGATGCGCGACCGGCCGTCAAGGAGAAGCTCGTGAGCGCCGGGATCGACGTCGGCGCGATCCTCGAGTACGCGTCGTCGTTCGGAACGGTCGCCATCACGCGCGCCTATGCCGACTGGTCGGTGCCCGCGAACTCCGACTACAAGTCGCAGCTCGTCGACCGCGCGATCGACCTCACGCAGCTCTTCCCTGCATCGGGCACCAAGAACGGAGCCGACATCCGTCTGTCGGTGGACGTGCTGGAGGACCTCTTCCGCCTTCCCGACATCACGCACGTCGTGATCGTCGCCGGCGACTCCGACTACATCGCCCTCGCCCAGCGCTGCAAGCGCCTCGGCCGTGTGGTCGTGGGCATCGGCGTGGCGGGCGGCACTGCGAAGGCGCTCATCTCGGCGTGCGACGAGTTCGAGACCTACGATGACCTGCCGGGTGTCGAGGCGGCACCGCCGCGTCCCATCACCCCGCGGCACGCAGCGACCGAGACCCTCGCACCTGCGGAGTCCGCACCCAAGGCGAGCTCGTCGCGGGCGACCGCGGCCTCGGCTTCGAGCCCGAAGTCGTCAGGTCCTGCCGACATCTTCCTCGCGCCTGTCGTCGATGGGCAGGTGAGCGATCACGAGGCGACGCGCCTGCTCGTGCGCGCGCTCGAGTTCGGGCACGGCAAGAACGAGGACGCCGAGTGGCTCAACGCCTCGGCGGTGAAGTCGCAGATCAAGCGCCTCAACCCCTCCTTCAGCGAGAAGGCGCTCGGCTTCTCGAGCTTCACCGACTTCGTGCGCTCGCGCGACAGCGTCGCCGAGGTGAAGGCCGACGGCCAGCAGCGCGCCATCCGCCTCCGCAACCGCGAAGCGAAGTAG
- a CDS encoding NADPH-dependent F420 reductase, whose translation MTTFGIIGAGNIGSRLAKALTGAGHDVVIANSRGPETLAALVAELGPRARAATVQEAAESAEIAVVTIPLGAIDTLPVAPFAGKVVLDTNNYYWERDGHIPELDRGEATTSGLLQAKLTGALVAKAFNNILAPEILTTGSPAGTPGRRALGTASDSAEAIEAVTRIYDELGFDTVVVGPLSESWRLERDRPGYGQRQTADEMRANLARAQRVRAEDTES comes from the coding sequence ATGACGACTTTCGGAATCATCGGCGCGGGCAACATCGGATCACGGTTGGCGAAGGCGCTCACGGGTGCCGGGCACGATGTGGTGATCGCGAACTCCCGCGGCCCCGAGACGCTCGCCGCCCTCGTGGCGGAGCTCGGTCCGCGGGCACGAGCGGCGACCGTGCAGGAAGCAGCAGAATCCGCAGAGATCGCGGTGGTCACGATCCCGCTCGGCGCGATCGACACCCTGCCCGTCGCGCCGTTCGCGGGCAAGGTCGTACTCGACACGAACAACTACTACTGGGAACGCGACGGCCACATCCCCGAGCTCGACCGCGGCGAGGCGACCACCTCGGGGTTGCTGCAGGCGAAGCTGACGGGCGCGCTCGTCGCCAAGGCGTTCAACAACATCCTCGCTCCCGAGATCCTGACGACAGGCTCCCCCGCTGGCACGCCCGGCCGCCGCGCGCTCGGCACGGCGAGCGACTCGGCGGAGGCGATCGAGGCGGTCACGCGGATCTACGACGAGCTCGGCTTCGACACGGTCGTGGTCGGCCCGCTCAGCGAGTCGTGGCGGCTCGAGCGGGACCGCCCCGGATATGGCCAGCGGCAGACGGCTGACGAGATGCGCGCCAACCTCGCTCGCGCACAGCGCGTGCGCGCGGAGGACACGGAGAGCTGA
- a CDS encoding type 1 glutamine amidotransferase domain-containing protein, translating into MTHLTGKTVAFLLTDGFEDSELTHPWEAVTEHGATAVLVSPESGEITGKNGHTQNVDRQVSDVVSSSFDALVLPGGVVNADHLRMDDDAVAFARGFFEEHKPVGVICHGAWILADADVLDGRTITSYPSLKTDLRNAGAEWVDEEVVVDAGLVSSRTPDDLPAFSAKVVEEIAEGKHAEQTA; encoded by the coding sequence ATGACGCACCTCACCGGAAAGACGGTGGCTTTCCTCCTGACCGATGGCTTCGAGGACTCGGAGCTGACGCATCCGTGGGAGGCAGTCACCGAGCATGGTGCGACAGCCGTTCTCGTCTCGCCCGAGTCGGGTGAGATCACCGGCAAGAACGGCCACACCCAGAACGTGGATCGCCAGGTGTCGGATGTCGTGTCGAGTTCGTTCGACGCCCTGGTTCTGCCGGGTGGCGTCGTCAACGCCGACCACCTTCGCATGGACGACGACGCTGTCGCCTTCGCCCGCGGATTCTTCGAGGAGCACAAGCCCGTGGGCGTCATCTGCCACGGGGCGTGGATCCTCGCCGACGCGGATGTGCTCGACGGCCGCACCATCACCAGCTACCCCAGCCTCAAGACCGACCTGCGCAACGCCGGTGCGGAGTGGGTGGATGAGGAGGTCGTCGTCGACGCTGGCCTCGTCTCGAGCCGCACCCCCGATGACCTGCCCGCGTTCAGCGCGAAGGTGGTCGAGGAGATCGCCGAGGGGAAGCACGCCGAGCAGACGGCGTGA